ATGGAAAATAAAGTTACCATCAAAATACCGCGAGAACTTTATCGGAAGCTGAAAGTTATGATACGCGATACCGGGTTTTCCAGCGTATCTGAGTTTATCATTTTCGTTATGCGGAGCATCGCTTCCGGCGGTGAAATCGGCGGTGAAGATACGTTAACGGCGGACGAGATACGCGCGGTAAGAGAAAGACTGAAGAAACTGGGTTACTTGCAGGAGGAACGATGAAGCAGGAATATGAAAGCGGAGCAGTTAACTTACCGGCAGAGCTCTACAGGCGAGTAAAGGATAGGACTGCAGCCACTAATTTTGAGTCTGTCGATGAGTACGTCATTTTTGTGTTGTCTGAAGTGCTCAAAGAAGAAGGTGAGAGTGAAAAATTGGCCGTTGATAGTGAGCAGGAGAAAGAGGTTAAGAAAAGGTTGAAGGCACTTGGGTATCTGGACTGACATTTTCACTGGCGCGATATGGAAATAACACCGGCATTATTTACGGGAATTGCTTTCCTGTCGCTTTTTTGCGAATACCTTACCGCCTCTATTGGAATGGGATATGGTACCACACTGACCCCGCTATTGCTTGTCTTTGGTCTGTCACCATTGCAGGTGGTGCCGGCAGTTCTACTGGGGTAGTTTGTCGGTGGCGTGGTTGGTGGCCTTGCCCATCACTGGCTGGGTAATATCAGGTTAGATTTCAGGCAGGATGAGCAATTAATCAAAAAAAGACTGAGAGGACTGGGGTACTTACCCAAATCGCTGGATGCTAAAGTCGTTTTCATCCTCGCCGGGTTCGGGATTATCGGAGCACTGGTGGGTGTTTTTACCGCCGTAAATATCCCCACCATGGCGCTGATGACCTATATCGGCATCGTTGTCCTGGGCACCGGGGCCATCATTCTGCTACGGAGGAACTACCGAGGCCCCATTTCATGGAAGGGTTTAGCTGGGATTGGGCTATTAAGTTCATTTAATAAAGGAATCAGTGGCGGAGGGTATGGTCCGCTGGTTACCGGCGGGCAGATAATAAGCGGGCGGGAAACGAGAAGCTCGGTGGGGAGCACGACGGTAGCTGAAACTGCGGTCTGTTTCGTGGGCTTTTTGGGTTATATGCTGATAAAAGGCGATATTTTCTGGAGTCTAGCCGCTGCTACCAGCATTGGCTCAATTATTGCCAGTCCATTTGCCGCGTTAACCGTTCGTAAAATAAACTCGGCGAAGCTGAAAATAATCATCGGTTTTTCCACTGTAGCGCTTGGCACCTATATTTTACTAAAGACTTTCGTCTTTTGAAGGAGGATTTTATGCTGGACTTAAAAGACCTTGAGAACCGAAGCATTTACGTTGTCAGAGAGGCCTATGCTGAATTTAAGAAGCCGGCAGTTCTCTGGAGCATGGGAAAGGACAGCACCACCATGCTCTGGCTATGCCGCAAGGCTTTCTTTGGTAAAATTCCCTTCCCGGTGATTCACATTGACACCAATTATAAGTTCAAGCAGATGTACCAGTTCCGCGACAACCTTGCTCGGGAATGGGGATTTGAATTAGTGGTGGCGAAAAATGAGAAAGCACTCAAAGATGGGTGCTCACCCGAGCAGGGTAAATTTGAGTGTTGCACCAGATTGAAAACAGAAGCCCTGAAAAATTGTCTGGAAGAGTACGGCTTCGATGCACTCATTCTGGCGATTCGTCGGGATGAACACGGGATACGAGCCAAAGAGAGGTACTTCTCACCTCGAGATGAACAATTCAAATGGGACTACAAAGACCAGCCGCTGGAGATGTGGGACCAGTTCCAGGGACTTCTCAGCGCCGGCACTCACATGCGAATCCATCCCATATTGCACTGGCGTGAGCTTGATGTATGGGAATATACAAAGCAGGAAGAGATGCCGGTGAACCAGATGTACTTTGCCAAGAACGGACAACGATATCGCAGTCTGGGATGTGAACCCTGTACTCTGTCTATTGAGTCGAGCGCGGCCACCATAGATGAGGTTGTTGAAGAACTGAGGACAACCAGGGTCGCCGAGCGAGCGGGCCGGGCACAGGATAAGGAAAAGACGTTTACCATGCAGAAGCTTCGTGCGCTGGGCTATATGTAACCAGTAAAATCGCGAAGATGTAGCTATACGGAGGACAACGTGAATTTAAATGCGGTTATCGTCGGGCATGTGGACCATGGCAAGTCAACTCTTATCGGCAGACTGCTCTATGATTCGGAGACATTGCCAGAAGACAGGCTTGCTGAAATCCAGAGACTTCTTGAAGAGTACAAAAAGAGGTTTGAGTTCGCCTATTTCCTCGACTCCTTCGAGGAGGAATTAAAAGAAGAACGGACCATCGATACC
This DNA window, taken from Chloroflexota bacterium, encodes the following:
- a CDS encoding ribbon-helix-helix domain-containing protein — its product is MENKVTIKIPRELYRKLKVMIRDTGFSSVSEFIIFVMRSIASGGEIGGEDTLTADEIRAVRERLKKLGYLQEER
- a CDS encoding CopG family transcriptional regulator — encoded protein: MKQEYESGAVNLPAELYRRVKDRTAATNFESVDEYVIFVLSEVLKEEGESEKLAVDSEQEKEVKKRLKALGYLD
- a CDS encoding sulfite exporter TauE/SafE family protein, which gives rise to MVGGLAHHWLGNIRLDFRQDEQLIKKRLRGLGYLPKSLDAKVVFILAGFGIIGALVGVFTAVNIPTMALMTYIGIVVLGTGAIILLRRNYRGPISWKGLAGIGLLSSFNKGISGGGYGPLVTGGQIISGRETRSSVGSTTVAETAVCFVGFLGYMLIKGDIFWSLAAATSIGSIIASPFAALTVRKINSAKLKIIIGFSTVALGTYILLKTFVF
- a CDS encoding sulfate adenylyltransferase subunit 2 gives rise to the protein MLDLKDLENRSIYVVREAYAEFKKPAVLWSMGKDSTTMLWLCRKAFFGKIPFPVIHIDTNYKFKQMYQFRDNLAREWGFELVVAKNEKALKDGCSPEQGKFECCTRLKTEALKNCLEEYGFDALILAIRRDEHGIRAKERYFSPRDEQFKWDYKDQPLEMWDQFQGLLSAGTHMRIHPILHWRELDVWEYTKQEEMPVNQMYFAKNGQRYRSLGCEPCTLSIESSAATIDEVVEELRTTRVAERAGRAQDKEKTFTMQKLRALGYM